The Arctopsyche grandis isolate Sample6627 chromosome 10, ASM5162203v2, whole genome shotgun sequence genome window below encodes:
- the LOC143917592 gene encoding protein SERAC1: MAAGVRQLVWAWRLRGWKAVAQHAPAAAAITAITCVCSYGIIRTKRNLNRIIANNALETERSGRPEYLYVRDPAYEERIRQHLQDEDAWSFGPSVGRWISRFRRTLWRRLLHISRNGDPSDRKKALHHLSSLKHLKEWDWVWLSQRLDAHAVVWLARHGGRCAKRLAGGTPPLPQFTQSISLISTLANLSSSFAQPCSCLKNFLQEQIDNHQDVQRLMEQETSGGNKEHDENVELLNCLEVLLHHLNMSSRSKNKLSESAEEIFAKSGGLTFIQKAATSTERPLRLCAARLMLRLSHYPDLLPLIHRSGLISTLASWIDETEHNDSEISCMAAGILAGLENGTVEETATKEIYDPSVYLLHPTYRPKLPPKIDVVFIHGLLGEPFVTWRQRDQIDGDVNNSEQNTNETNFNFNEDDNFEIVWRDIPESAVRNPNHALLVQNSDKVNISQEEKKNIGTKTKCWPRDWLPSDCPNIRVLGVSYETMMMEWSSGCGDVSSSEDRALLLGKALQKAGVGTRPIVWVAHSMGGVLVKHILVHSLESKDEENKKIANNTKGIIFFSTPHHGSRAAQALIWPSKEVQELRKDSRMLSGLHSRWLKGKWPSICVGESRSTQLLAYPSLSLHLVPPESADDNVGPLYTLPLDHLDICKPATKYSFIYRIVVEMIQHSKEEKCGMDKCSECLQNVKNTEEHFIDFVTLWSKTSSELEALYEKLKRIFDSIRETNTNSNSIFKTIHSESDK, translated from the exons ATGGCTGCTGGAGTTCGCCAACTGGTGTGGGCCTGGCGATTGCGGGGCTGGAAGGCTGTCGCTCAACATGCACCTGCTGCTGCTGCCATCACCGCTAT CACTTGCGTTTGCAGTTATGGAATAATTCGTACTAAACGCAACCTAAATAGAATAATTGCCAACAATGCTTTGGAGACGGAACGAAGCGGCAGACCTGAATATTTATACGTAAGAGATCCTGCTTATGAAGAACGTATAAGACAACATTTACAAGATGAAGATGCGTGGTCTTTT GGGCCGAGCGTTGGACGTTGGATTAGTAGATTCCGACGTACACTTTGGCGACGCCTGCTGCATATTAGTCGCAACGGAGATCCTTCCGATAGAAAAAAAGCTTTACATCATTTATCATCCCTGAAACATCTCAAag aATGGGATTGGGTTTGGCTGAGTCAACGGCTAGATGCTCATGCTGTAGTATGGTTAGCGCGTCATGGAGGTCGTTGTGCAAAACGCTTAGCTGGAGGAACCCCTCCGTTACCACAATTCACACAATCTATTTCATTAATATCCACTCTTGCTAACCTATCGTCGAGCTTTGCACAACCATGTTCGTGTCTGAAAAACTTCTTGCAAGAGCAAATTGACAATCATCag GACGTACAGCGATTAATGGAACAAGAAACTAGTGGcggaaataaggaacatgatGAAAATGTGgaacttttaaattgtttagaaGTTCTGCTTCATCATTTGAATATGTCGTCACGGTCAAAGAATAA ATTATCAGAATCTGCCGAGGAAATATTTGCAAAAAGTGGAGGACTTACTTTTATTCAAAAAGCAGCGACTAGTACTGAAAGACCGTTACGTCTTTGTGCTGCTCGTTTAATGCTTAGGCTTTCTCACTATCCCGATTTGTTACCATTAATACATAGATCAG GTCTTATATCGACATTGGCTTCGTGGATAGACGAAACGGAACATAATGATTCTGAAATAAGTTGTATGGCTGCGGGAATTTTAGCTGGTTTAGAAAACGGTACGGTTGAAGAAACTGCTACGAAAGAAATATACGACCCCTCAGTCTATCTTTTACATCCGACATACCGACCAAAGCTTCCGCCTAAAATCGATGTAGTTTTTATTCATGGCCTCTTAG GTGAACCATTTGTTACATGGCGTCAAAGAGATCAAATTGACGGTGATGTAAATAATTCAGAACAAAATACTAACgaaactaattttaattttaatg AAGACGATAATTTTGAGATAGTGTGGAGAGATATACCAGAATCGGCTGTTAGAAATCCAAATCATGCCCTCTTAGTTCagaa CAGTGATAAAGTTAATATTAGtcaagaagaaaaaaagaacATTGGAACTAAAACCAAATGCTGGCCTCGTGACTGGTTACCATCTGATTGTCCAAATATTAG agTATTGGGTGTAAGTTACGAAACAATGATGATGGAATGGTCAAGTGGATGTGGTGATGTTAGTAGCTCCGAAGATAGAGCTCTTCTTCTTGGAAAGGCTTTGCAAAAAGCTGGCGTGGGAACTCGTCCTATAGTTTGGGTAGCACACTCAATGGGCGGCGTACTAGTAAAACATATTCTAGTACATT CTCTTGAATCTAAagatgaagaaaataaaaaaattgctaaCAATACAAagggaataatatttttttctactcCACATCATGGTTCACGTGCAGCTCAAGCCCTTATATGGCCTTCTAAAGAAGTTCAAGAACTTCGTAAAG ACAGTCGAATGTTGAGTGGCTTACATAGCCGTTGGTTGAAAGGAAAATGGCCATCTATTTGTGTTGGAGAGAGTCGATCTACGCAATTACTCGCATATCCCAGTCTTTCGTTACATTTGGTTCCACCGGAGTCAGCTGATGATAATGTTGGACCTTTATATACTTTGCCACTAGATCATCTTGATATTTGTAAACCGGCTACTAA GTACTCCTTTATTTATCGAATTGTTGTTGAAATGATACAACATTCAAAAGAAGAAAAATGTGGCATGGATAAATGTTCCGAGTGTTTGCAGAATGTCAAAAACACTGAAGAACACTTTATCGATTTTGTAACATTATGGAGTAAGACGAGTTCGGAATTGGAAGCTTTATATGAAAAGTTAAAAAGAATATTCGACAGTATCCGTGAAACTAACACAAATTCAAATAGTATTTTCAAAACTATACATTCAGAatcagataaataa